In bacterium, the sequence AAGGCGAAGGTCTTGGAAAAGTCCAGCTTCTGCTGTGCCTGCGGGTCCATGCCATCACCGTCGAACATACTCTCGGCGATGTCCACTCCCTCCGCCGCCAGGGCGATGTCGTAGGAGTCAGTGGCCGAGCACATGGCAAATAAAAACCCGCCTCCCGCCACGAAATCGCGGATGCGGGTGGTGACCGCCAGTTTCAGCTGGCTGACTTTTGAAAAACCATATTTAGCAGCTATTTCCTCCGCCTCGCGGACCTGTTCATTATACCAGGCCTGGTTGCGGTAGGCCGCCCAGAACTTGCCGTACTGGCCGGTGAAATCCT encodes:
- a CDS encoding asparagine synthetase B, with the protein product CFGYVADIEKECLIRGVRFEVIPDAKYNGIVREIADPEVNMEVMKLETAPKIAVYSPKTKQPWDDAVTLVLTYAEIPYTVIYDEEVMDGDLPTYDWLHLHHEDFTGQYGKFWAAYRNQAWYNEQVREAEEIAAKYGFSKVSQLKLAVTTRIRDFVAGGGFLFAMCSATDSYDIALAAEGVDIAESMFDGDGMDPQAQQKLDFSKTFA